The following coding sequences lie in one Deltaproteobacteria bacterium genomic window:
- a CDS encoding Hpt domain-containing protein, translating to MSDTPADPRESLAAVIAAFGARLPGRVRELTDALARARGGDATATAEAHSLAHRLAGTAGSYGHVEAGRHAAAIEDQLGCDAPDWAAVDVALAALTASAARP from the coding sequence GTGAGCGACACACCCGCGGACCCCCGCGAGTCGCTCGCCGCGGTGATCGCTGCCTTCGGCGCGCGCCTGCCCGGGCGCGTGCGGGAACTGACGGACGCGCTCGCGCGAGCCCGCGGTGGCGACGCGACGGCAACCGCCGAGGCGCACTCGCTCGCGCACCGCCTGGCGGGGACGGCCGGGTCATACGGCCACGTCGAGGCCGGACGCCACGCCGCAGCGATCGAGGATCAGCTGGGTTGCGATGCGCCCGACTGGGCCGCCGTCGATGTGGCCCTCGCCGCGCTCACGGCGTCAGCGGCACGACCTTGA
- a CDS encoding DUF481 domain-containing protein translates to MSTLVLAAALAVSYANVVTAEEPAVPAGTVTKDPASSGSTDLGGSGQFGAPTAKPAESTDATELNLNFGGIFNTGNSRSLAVTGLGKFLLRRKIHQFTAAAAGNYGRAALAVRDDPATEGVNEGDIKQTVGNVQGQVRYDVFFHPRFSAFLMSTARYDKFQGLDLRLNVDPGIAMYALAEEKHKLWFEVGYDFQFDLRSEDGRDTSEALTGTRPPKTLVNHAARLFAGYTNNLSKYVTFDTGFEYLQSFLVAKRFRMNWVNALTVALSDRFTLATTFTLRYENQPLPGVRNLDTITSLLLGVRLI, encoded by the coding sequence ATGAGCACCCTAGTCCTTGCCGCTGCACTCGCGGTCTCCTACGCCAACGTCGTTACCGCCGAAGAACCGGCCGTGCCCGCGGGTACAGTCACGAAGGATCCGGCAAGCTCGGGCAGCACCGACCTCGGCGGCTCGGGCCAGTTCGGGGCCCCGACCGCGAAGCCGGCCGAGTCGACCGACGCGACCGAGCTCAACCTCAACTTCGGCGGCATCTTCAACACCGGTAACTCGCGCTCGCTGGCGGTGACCGGACTCGGCAAGTTCCTGCTGCGCCGCAAGATCCACCAGTTCACCGCGGCCGCGGCCGGCAACTACGGCCGCGCTGCGCTGGCCGTCCGCGACGACCCGGCCACCGAGGGCGTCAACGAAGGCGACATCAAGCAGACCGTCGGCAACGTGCAGGGGCAGGTCCGTTACGACGTGTTCTTCCACCCGCGCTTCTCGGCGTTCCTGATGTCGACGGCGCGCTACGACAAGTTCCAGGGCCTGGATCTGCGTCTCAACGTCGACCCCGGCATCGCGATGTACGCGTTGGCCGAGGAGAAGCACAAGCTGTGGTTCGAGGTCGGCTACGACTTCCAGTTCGATCTCCGCAGCGAAGACGGCCGCGACACCTCCGAGGCGCTCACCGGCACGCGCCCGCCCAAGACGCTGGTCAACCACGCCGCGCGCTTGTTCGCCGGCTATACCAACAATCTCAGCAAGTACGTCACGTTCGACACCGGCTTCGAGTACTTGCAGAGCTTCCTGGTCGCCAAGCGCTTTCGTATGAACTGGGTGAACGCGCTGACGGTCGCGCTGTCGGACCGCTTCACGCTCGCGACCACCTTCACGCTGCGCTACGAGAACCAGCCGCTGCCGGGCGTTCGCAACCTCGACACCATCACCTCGCTGCTGCTCGGTGTACGCTTGATCTGA
- a CDS encoding response regulator, whose protein sequence is MSTERSIAKVLLVDDDDDVRLIAQMALRDVGGWPTIAVSTGRAAIALAPTERPDVILLDVMMPDIDGPTALRLLRADPRSAAIPVIFMTAKARASESARYLEQGAAGVIAKPFDPMTLAEQVRAIVERTRQGQRP, encoded by the coding sequence ATGTCTACCGAACGATCGATCGCGAAGGTCTTGCTCGTCGACGACGACGACGACGTGCGACTCATCGCACAGATGGCGCTGCGCGACGTCGGGGGTTGGCCGACGATTGCGGTCTCGACCGGTCGGGCCGCGATCGCGCTGGCGCCGACCGAGCGTCCCGACGTGATCCTGCTCGACGTGATGATGCCCGACATCGACGGCCCGACCGCCCTGCGGCTGCTGCGGGCCGATCCACGCTCTGCCGCGATCCCCGTCATCTTCATGACCGCCAAGGCCCGCGCCTCGGAGTCGGCGCGCTACCTCGAGCAGGGGGCCGCGGGGGTCATCGCGAAGCCGTTCGACCCGATGACGCTCGCCGAGCAGGTGCGCGCGATCGTCGAGCGGACGCGCCAGGGCCAGCGGCCGTGA
- a CDS encoding PAS domain-containing sensor histidine kinase, producing the protein MIDPQTLPSVLDALPMAVGIVDADGRLVHANAGWRVGAGVHPWVGLAQGDYEAALRADESRVHDEARAVADAIARARADAGIATWRIEYAFGEARSLRHWTTTVRRVEHGCVLVTHEDVTHPRSTEAAFKRSQARLRTILTGAPLVLFSLDARGVFTLVEGMGAGGGGFAGPEQVGSSIFTSYAHMPALLEIVDAALRGDIGVTTVQIGRLAFEVRCSPLLGSSDEIDGVVGVATDVSERVRVQRMKDEFLSIVSHELRTPLTSIRGSLGLLEGGVVGALPERAHELVQIARINTDRLVRLISDMLDLDKMEEGLLELQRQSLALREVIEASMHEMAGLAAHIGVTLDHGSADGIELQLIADRDRLVQVLVNLLSNAIKFSPTRGTVKIAMMQRSAFARVEVTDQGPGIAAEDQPRLFQKFSQLDASDSRARGGSGLGLVICKRIIEASGGRIGVISTPGRGSRFWFELPLPVAVAVAPSSMVHATYGETEAIAPVGVAASHGGDRIAELLRCLAEAAADGRRDPLSDAHAAATIAAATLAEGPLRTALMGCVQAIDGVLSGTAEQRAERAAQLRATILAAVAETAPPASGGTR; encoded by the coding sequence ATGATCGACCCGCAGACGCTACCGTCCGTGCTCGACGCCCTGCCGATGGCGGTGGGGATCGTCGACGCCGATGGGCGGCTCGTCCACGCCAACGCGGGCTGGCGCGTCGGGGCCGGCGTCCACCCGTGGGTCGGCCTCGCCCAGGGCGACTACGAGGCGGCGTTGCGCGCCGACGAGAGTCGCGTGCACGACGAGGCGCGTGCCGTGGCCGATGCCATCGCCCGCGCCCGAGCCGACGCCGGCATCGCGACCTGGCGCATCGAGTACGCGTTCGGCGAGGCGCGGTCGCTGCGTCACTGGACCACGACCGTGCGCCGGGTCGAGCACGGCTGCGTGTTGGTCACCCACGAAGACGTCACGCACCCGCGCAGCACCGAGGCTGCGTTCAAGCGCAGCCAGGCGCGGCTGCGCACGATCCTCACCGGCGCGCCGCTGGTGTTGTTCTCGCTCGACGCCCGCGGCGTCTTCACCCTCGTCGAAGGCATGGGCGCCGGCGGTGGTGGCTTCGCGGGTCCCGAGCAGGTCGGCAGCTCGATCTTCACCAGCTACGCCCACATGCCGGCGCTGCTCGAGATCGTGGATGCGGCGCTGCGGGGCGACATCGGCGTCACCACCGTGCAGATCGGGCGGCTCGCCTTCGAGGTGCGGTGTTCGCCGCTGCTCGGGTCCAGCGACGAGATCGACGGCGTGGTCGGGGTCGCGACCGACGTCAGCGAACGCGTTCGGGTCCAGCGCATGAAGGACGAGTTCCTGTCGATCGTCAGCCACGAGCTGCGCACGCCCTTGACCTCGATCCGCGGCTCGCTGGGCCTGCTCGAGGGTGGGGTCGTGGGGGCGCTGCCCGAGCGTGCCCACGAGCTGGTCCAGATCGCGCGCATCAACACCGATCGTCTGGTGCGGCTCATCAGCGACATGCTCGATCTCGACAAGATGGAGGAGGGCCTGCTCGAGCTGCAGCGACAGTCCTTGGCGCTGCGCGAGGTGATCGAAGCCTCGATGCACGAGATGGCGGGGCTCGCCGCGCACATCGGTGTCACGCTGGACCACGGCTCGGCCGATGGCATCGAGCTACAGCTGATCGCCGACCGCGACCGCCTGGTGCAGGTGCTGGTCAACCTGCTGTCGAACGCCATCAAGTTCTCGCCGACGCGCGGCACGGTGAAGATCGCGATGATGCAGCGCAGCGCGTTCGCCCGCGTCGAGGTCACCGACCAGGGGCCCGGCATCGCGGCCGAGGATCAACCGCGACTGTTCCAGAAGTTCTCGCAGCTCGACGCCTCCGACAGCCGCGCGCGCGGGGGCTCGGGGCTCGGGCTGGTCATCTGCAAGCGCATCATCGAGGCCTCCGGCGGTCGCATCGGGGTGATCAGCACGCCCGGACGCGGCTCGCGGTTCTGGTTCGAGCTGCCGTTGCCAGTCGCGGTCGCGGTTGCGCCGTCATCGATGGTCCATGCGACCTACGGCGAGACCGAGGCGATCGCGCCGGTGGGTGTCGCGGCGAGCCATGGCGGCGATCGCATCGCCGAGCTGCTGCGATGCCTCGCCGAGGCCGCCGCCGACGGCCGACGCGATCCACTGTCCGACGCCCACGCCGCGGCGACGATCGCCGCTGCCACGCTCGCCGAGGGGCCGCTGCGCACGGCGCTGATGGGCTGCGTCCAGGCCATCGACGGCGTGCTCTCTGGGACCGCGGAGCAACGGGCCGAGCGCGCGGCGCAGCTCCGAGCGACGATCCTCGCTGCGGTCGCCGAGACTGCGCCACCCGCGAGCGGCGGCACCCGGTGA
- a CDS encoding aminopeptidase P family protein has translation MRRRAFSATTIGVSSQTSASVFQRRRAVVAARLGSRAALVFAGGQVPRNYPANVHPYRAASHFLYLAGVAIPDAMLWLHGGRSELFVPPPADDDALWHGEVPSFDEIAAATGVDTVRSRTELHDAVLVHGVHNIATLPAIDTRTRNHQRAWLDRRWPDDAAPRVDLLDAVDLELADAMIAARLCHDEHAIAMVRTAVEGTRAAHLAGMAITRPGLREHDVRAAMERELVARGMPCAYNSIVTVHGQVLHSTTYDRTLADGDLLLADLGGEHEGFASDVTRTWPVNGRFSATQRAMYELVLAANEAAIDRVRPGVRYRDVHLQAARVLARGLVDLGVLRGEVDGLVERGAVAMLFPHGVGHLLGLDVHDMEDLGDRAGYAPGRTRSSQFGLGYLRLDRDLAPGMIVTIEPGLYRVDALLRDETLCGPFVRDGALDRDALARFVDVRGIRIEDDVLCTPTEPVVLTAGIPKAPDAVCAAVGVVSADARS, from the coding sequence ATGCGAAGGCGAGCATTCTCCGCTACAACCATCGGCGTGAGCTCGCAAACCTCGGCCTCCGTGTTCCAACGCCGTCGCGCCGTGGTCGCCGCGCGGCTGGGCTCCCGCGCGGCGCTGGTGTTCGCCGGTGGCCAGGTGCCGCGGAACTACCCCGCCAACGTGCACCCGTACCGCGCCGCGAGCCACTTCTTGTACCTCGCCGGCGTTGCGATCCCCGACGCGATGCTGTGGTTGCACGGCGGCCGCAGCGAGCTGTTCGTGCCGCCACCGGCGGATGACGACGCGCTGTGGCACGGCGAGGTGCCGAGCTTCGACGAGATCGCAGCGGCGACCGGCGTGGACACGGTGCGCTCGCGTACCGAGCTCCACGACGCCGTGCTCGTGCACGGCGTGCACAACATCGCGACGCTGCCGGCGATCGACACCCGCACGCGCAACCACCAGCGCGCGTGGCTCGACCGACGCTGGCCCGACGACGCCGCGCCGCGGGTCGACCTCCTCGACGCGGTCGACCTCGAGCTCGCCGACGCGATGATCGCGGCGCGCCTGTGCCACGACGAACACGCCATCGCGATGGTCCGCACCGCCGTGGAGGGCACGCGAGCGGCCCACCTCGCCGGCATGGCCATCACACGCCCGGGCCTGCGCGAGCACGACGTCCGCGCCGCGATGGAGCGCGAGCTCGTCGCCCGCGGCATGCCCTGCGCGTACAACAGCATCGTCACGGTGCACGGACAGGTGCTGCACAGCACCACCTACGATCGCACGCTCGCCGACGGTGATCTGCTGCTGGCGGACCTCGGCGGCGAGCACGAGGGCTTCGCGAGCGATGTCACGCGCACTTGGCCGGTCAACGGTCGCTTCTCGGCCACCCAGCGCGCGATGTACGAGCTGGTGTTGGCGGCCAACGAGGCCGCGATCGATCGCGTGCGCCCCGGCGTGCGCTACCGCGACGTGCACCTGCAGGCCGCGCGCGTGCTGGCGCGGGGCCTGGTCGATCTCGGGGTCCTGCGCGGCGAGGTCGACGGCTTGGTCGAGCGCGGCGCGGTCGCGATGCTGTTCCCCCACGGCGTCGGTCACCTGCTCGGGCTCGACGTCCACGACATGGAGGACCTCGGCGATCGTGCCGGCTATGCGCCCGGCCGCACGCGGTCGTCGCAGTTCGGCCTCGGCTACCTGCGGTTGGATCGCGACCTCGCGCCCGGCATGATCGTCACCATCGAGCCGGGGCTGTACCGCGTGGACGCGCTGCTGCGCGACGAGACCCTGTGCGGGCCATTCGTCCGCGACGGCGCGCTCGATCGCGACGCGCTGGCGCGCTTCGTCGACGTGCGAGGCATTCGCATCGAAGACGATGTGCTCTGCACACCCACCGAG
- a CDS encoding threonylcarbamoyl-AMP synthase, with protein MIVHIDVERPAPRILRPAVDALRDDGVIIYPTDTGYAFGCALSSSKGIASLRRLKGMNDKHPKPLTMLVRDLAELARYGHVGNQVFRTIRRLLPGPYTMVLRATSEVPRAMKNRNHEVGLRVPDHPVCRMLVDLLEEPLLTGSVTPAEQEPALEDPDDYERKFAREVGVVIDGGALWPDPSTVLRLVDDVIEVLREGKGPVPA; from the coding sequence ATGATCGTCCACATCGATGTCGAGCGTCCGGCGCCCCGGATCCTGCGACCCGCCGTCGATGCCCTGCGCGACGACGGCGTCATCATCTATCCGACCGACACCGGCTACGCGTTCGGCTGCGCGCTGTCGTCCTCGAAGGGCATCGCGTCGCTGCGTCGCCTGAAGGGCATGAACGACAAGCACCCCAAGCCGTTGACGATGCTGGTGCGGGACCTGGCCGAGCTCGCGCGCTACGGCCATGTGGGTAACCAGGTGTTCCGCACCATTCGGCGGCTGCTGCCGGGCCCGTACACGATGGTGCTGCGTGCGACCTCCGAGGTGCCGCGGGCGATGAAGAACCGCAACCACGAGGTCGGGCTGCGCGTGCCCGATCATCCGGTGTGCCGCATGCTCGTGGACCTGCTCGAGGAGCCGCTGCTGACCGGCTCGGTGACGCCGGCGGAGCAGGAGCCCGCACTCGAAGATCCCGACGACTACGAGCGAAAATTTGCGCGTGAGGTCGGTGTGGTGATCGATGGCGGGGCACTTTGGCCCGATCCGTCGACGGTGTTGCGTCTGGTCGACGACGTCATCGAGGTCCTGCGCGAGGGCAAGGGCCCGGTCCCGGCGTGA
- a CDS encoding OmpA family protein → MALAPSALAAQPDSSDDTVEVGDDEAAPSADEATDDEAAPPRREAPEASASVEVDAKGTKGKRSKAKGKRSKSSAADAKPEPYLPLDRNRGAAAKGIERKKPWIKRWIPQRDTLEVGFYLGGFFLPKRHGLWDAGFGPRPSLQRGAFAGGVRVAYNVLSFLGVSLEVGGMPGRSPSEGAKTSMYTFRMLVFGQLPYRVTPTLALGGGLVGLRATPRILHDLDSAFVWGPGLKIHANQWLAMRVDGRHIVTPGEGASPRSYGELVFGLDLTVRLRRLLRPRKLDRDDDGLYDRDDACPFEAADTDDGCPTDRDADNDGVPDTRDRCPKQWGDGAGGCPVPDTDGDGVLDGKDECETEPETHNAFKDADGCPDEAPAVPPAALQQLTGVIEGITFDSSASTIRPSSRAVLDKVVKTLKDNPTVRIEIVGHTDDAGAREANVALSQARAEAVKQYLVDAGVEGDRLKTRGEGPDAPIADNGTKAGRAKNRRIEFKVVPLTP, encoded by the coding sequence ATGGCGCTCGCGCCTTCGGCTCTCGCGGCACAGCCCGACTCCTCGGACGACACCGTGGAGGTCGGCGACGACGAGGCCGCGCCCAGTGCCGACGAAGCCACCGACGACGAGGCCGCGCCGCCGCGTCGTGAGGCCCCCGAGGCGAGCGCGAGCGTCGAGGTCGACGCCAAGGGCACCAAGGGCAAGCGCAGCAAGGCCAAGGGCAAGCGCAGCAAGTCCTCGGCCGCCGATGCCAAGCCCGAGCCCTACCTCCCGCTCGATCGCAACCGTGGCGCCGCCGCGAAGGGCATCGAGCGCAAGAAGCCGTGGATCAAGCGCTGGATCCCGCAGCGCGACACACTCGAGGTGGGCTTCTACCTCGGTGGCTTCTTCCTGCCCAAGCGGCACGGCCTGTGGGACGCCGGCTTCGGCCCGCGGCCCTCGTTGCAACGCGGTGCCTTCGCGGGCGGCGTGCGCGTGGCCTACAACGTGCTGTCGTTCCTGGGCGTCTCGCTCGAGGTCGGCGGCATGCCCGGTCGCAGCCCCAGCGAGGGCGCCAAGACCTCGATGTACACCTTCCGCATGCTGGTCTTCGGACAGCTGCCGTACCGCGTGACACCGACGCTCGCGCTCGGTGGTGGTCTGGTCGGGCTCCGTGCGACGCCGCGGATCCTGCACGACCTCGACAGCGCGTTCGTGTGGGGCCCGGGCCTGAAGATCCACGCCAACCAGTGGCTCGCGATGCGGGTCGACGGCCGGCACATCGTCACGCCGGGCGAGGGGGCCTCGCCGCGCAGCTATGGCGAGCTGGTGTTCGGCCTCGACCTCACGGTGCGACTGCGGCGATTGCTGCGACCCCGCAAGCTCGATCGCGACGACGACGGTCTCTACGATCGCGACGACGCCTGCCCGTTCGAGGCCGCCGATACCGACGATGGCTGCCCGACCGACCGCGACGCCGACAACGACGGCGTGCCCGACACCCGCGATCGCTGTCCCAAGCAGTGGGGCGACGGTGCGGGTGGTTGTCCGGTGCCCGACACCGACGGCGACGGCGTGCTCGACGGCAAGGACGAGTGCGAGACCGAGCCGGAGACGCACAACGCCTTCAAGGACGCCGACGGCTGCCCCGACGAGGCGCCCGCGGTGCCACCCGCAGCGCTGCAACAGCTGACCGGCGTCATCGAAGGCATCACCTTCGACAGCAGCGCCTCGACCATCCGGCCCAGCTCGCGCGCGGTGCTCGACAAGGTCGTCAAGACCTTGAAGGACAACCCCACCGTGCGCATCGAGATCGTCGGTCACACCGATGACGCCGGCGCGCGTGAGGCCAACGTCGCGCTGTCGCAGGCGCGCGCCGAGGCCGTCAAGCAGTACCTGGTCGATGCCGGTGTCGAGGGCGATCGCCTGAAGACGCGGGGCGAGGGGCCCGATGCCCCGATCGCCGACAACGGCACCAAGGCCGGCCGCGCGAAGAACCGGCGCATCGAGTTCAAGGTCGTGCCGCTGACGCCGTGA